In a genomic window of Pelotomaculum thermopropionicum SI:
- the XerC gene encoding integrase codes for MSTVYRPVPTLAKLQEIEETLSGYWEKDRWVITDPIFDEFRPERWTLTNKTIDFSRLQPGIKGEVKFFFVHRLQEHTLRLKTAVVYGVCFARLAEFLERAYPRIKSFTDLEIEKAMIRWRSYLIEQGFKINKDSRLSSNEYETLLQQVYQFMVNFYDEREEFEKNVWDVRKIPGAKYTQNKALYLLSFEGIPLPFRPLAKRYLKVRVGIRSYTQCATDLMALRLFLCFIHKQYPHWKDLKSLSRKDIENYLAWYRSYTEGWRKQHYEYLVSLRSFLDYIQRAGYPEAPEKPHFLLLFKEDFPRLAKRSEEDIKFIPEGVLRQLEENLDQLTPPEYIPVVVLLRATGWRISDILNLRYDNCLDRTAQGWWLCGDILKTQVLNHRVPITDEVATVVQAVVDEIKEKSTPENNPHKLLFVRLEGKRRGRPPMGLLIQQALIRLAQKCNIVDDQGRVFHFGNHAFRHTKGVELINNGMNILHVQKWMAHASPEMTLRYAKILDTTMRKSWEEATKNGLFRIDPTGKPVRIDPSEIENEDLIEWEYIRHNLDAVRTPLGYCLKPHKVECKHQLNPCLTCRNLCTTPDFIPQFEAEIREVKAVIERGKAQGRTIWVEKNETLLERYEAILTVLKEGHTHHLAGKKGREYVGEERLNVRQTPA; via the coding sequence GTGAGTACGGTTTACCGGCCGGTCCCGACGCTAGCAAAATTACAAGAGATCGAGGAAACCTTGTCAGGCTACTGGGAAAAGGACAGGTGGGTAATTACTGACCCCATCTTTGACGAGTTTCGGCCTGAAAGGTGGACTTTAACCAACAAAACTATTGACTTTTCCCGCCTACAACCAGGTATTAAGGGAGAGGTCAAGTTTTTCTTTGTTCACCGCCTCCAGGAACACACCTTGCGATTAAAAACGGCGGTCGTTTACGGAGTTTGCTTTGCCCGCCTGGCTGAATTTCTAGAACGGGCTTATCCCAGGATTAAAAGTTTTACGGACTTGGAAATAGAAAAGGCCATGATTAGGTGGCGTTCTTACCTAATTGAGCAGGGGTTTAAGATTAATAAAGATAGCCGCTTGTCCAGTAATGAATACGAAACTCTGTTACAGCAGGTATATCAGTTTATGGTCAACTTCTACGACGAGCGGGAGGAGTTTGAAAAGAACGTCTGGGATGTGCGGAAAATACCAGGAGCGAAATATACCCAAAACAAAGCTCTTTACCTGCTTTCCTTTGAGGGCATTCCCCTTCCCTTCCGGCCCCTGGCTAAAAGATACCTGAAGGTACGGGTAGGCATTCGGTCATATACCCAATGTGCAACAGACTTGATGGCTCTGCGTTTGTTTCTGTGTTTCATTCACAAGCAATATCCTCACTGGAAAGACCTTAAGAGTTTATCTCGTAAGGATATAGAGAATTACCTGGCATGGTACCGGTCGTACACAGAAGGTTGGCGAAAACAGCATTATGAATATTTAGTCAGCCTGCGGAGCTTTTTAGATTACATACAGCGGGCCGGGTACCCGGAGGCGCCGGAAAAGCCTCATTTTTTGCTGTTGTTCAAGGAAGATTTCCCTAGGCTGGCTAAGCGGTCGGAAGAAGATATTAAATTTATCCCTGAAGGGGTTCTAAGGCAACTGGAAGAAAATCTGGATCAGCTTACGCCCCCGGAGTACATCCCTGTAGTCGTTCTTCTTCGTGCTACGGGCTGGCGCATCTCCGACATCCTGAACCTTCGTTACGATAACTGCCTGGACCGTACTGCCCAAGGGTGGTGGCTCTGCGGGGATATTCTGAAAACGCAGGTGCTGAACCACCGCGTTCCCATTACCGACGAGGTGGCTACAGTGGTTCAGGCAGTAGTTGATGAGATCAAAGAAAAAAGCACGCCGGAAAACAACCCTCATAAATTGCTGTTCGTGCGACTGGAAGGAAAACGCAGGGGCCGCCCACCAATGGGGTTGCTCATTCAACAGGCTCTCATTCGCTTGGCCCAAAAATGCAACATCGTAGACGATCAGGGCCGGGTATTTCATTTTGGTAACCATGCTTTCCGCCACACTAAAGGCGTGGAGTTAATTAACAACGGGATGAACATTCTTCACGTCCAAAAGTGGATGGCCCACGCTTCCCCGGAAATGACCCTGCGTTACGCAAAGATCCTGGACACCACCATGCGGAAGTCCTGGGAAGAGGCCACGAAAAACGGCCTTTTCCGGATTGACCCTACAGGGAAGCCCGTAAGGATCGACCCTTCCGAAATCGAGAACGAAGATTTAATTGAGTGGGAGTATATCCGCCACAACCTGGATGCGGTGAGGACGCCCTTAGGGTACTGCCTTAAGCCCCACAAGGTGGAGTGCAAGCACCAGTTAAACCCCTGCCTGACCTGCCGCAATTTATGCACCACCCCTGATTTTATCCCGCAGTTCGAGGCGGAAATCAGGGAGGTAAAGGCTGTCATCGAGCGCGGCAAGGCCCAGGGCCGGACCATCTGGGTGGAGAAAAACGAGACCCTTCTGGAGCGTTACGAAGCGATTCTGACTGTTCTAAAGGAAGGCCATACCCATCACCTGGCAGGGAAAAAAGGGCGAGAGTACGTGGGGGAGGAACGTTTAAATGTCCGGCAAACACCAGCGTAA
- a CDS encoding RecB family exonuclease, whose amino-acid sequence MDQEINVSGTLVWYYYICPREVWLIGHQINPDEDDANVSLGRFIQDYSYPRERKELLVGHSKMDVFRASDEGLVIGEVKKSSKYRNSARMQLAFYLSELKQRGIVARGELRFPREKRREEVVLDEQTELELDRVRREILRILYLPAPPAPVKINFCKKCAYAEFCWS is encoded by the coding sequence ATGGACCAGGAAATCAACGTCAGCGGCACTCTGGTTTGGTACTATTACATATGCCCCAGGGAGGTATGGCTGATAGGCCACCAGATCAACCCGGACGAAGATGACGCCAATGTGAGCCTGGGACGCTTCATTCAGGATTACTCTTACCCGCGCGAGCGCAAAGAATTGCTGGTGGGTCACAGCAAAATGGATGTTTTTCGTGCCAGCGATGAAGGCCTGGTCATCGGGGAAGTCAAAAAAAGCTCCAAGTACCGCAACAGCGCCCGCATGCAGCTGGCGTTCTACCTGAGCGAATTAAAGCAGCGCGGCATCGTGGCCAGGGGAGAATTGCGTTTCCCCAGGGAAAAGCGCAGAGAAGAAGTGGTGCTGGATGAACAAACGGAGCTGGAACTGGACAGGGTGCGCCGGGAGATCCTGCGCATCCTTTACCTGCCCGCACCGCCGGCGCCGGTGAAAATAAACTTTTGTAAGAAGTGCGCTTACGCTGAATTTTGCTGGTCCTGA
- the ExeA gene encoding type II secretory pathway, component ExeA (predicted ATPase), whose translation MMFTQFYGLKFNPFSKEVPFDQLFASWDLQELTSRLKYLQQVRGIGLVTGEPGCGKTSALRKYVSELNPAHYKTCYFALSTVTVLEFYQGLALALGEEPKHKKVSIFHQIQGAIASLYYERRITPVIVLDEIHLAGNKILEDLRLLFNFQMDSQNPFILILAGQTLIRSKLALNVNNPLRQRLTVKYSMRGLKAEEIREYCVSRLKYAGLHEEIFTPAAFEAIYAVTNGLPRLVNNLVTTCLICACSKKQREIDPEVVYQAQQELEI comes from the coding sequence ATGATGTTCACCCAGTTCTACGGCCTAAAGTTCAACCCTTTTTCCAAAGAGGTGCCCTTTGACCAGTTGTTTGCCAGTTGGGACCTTCAGGAGCTGACCTCCCGTTTAAAATATTTGCAGCAGGTACGGGGGATCGGCCTGGTTACCGGGGAGCCGGGGTGCGGGAAAACCAGCGCTTTGCGCAAGTACGTCAGCGAACTGAACCCCGCCCACTACAAGACGTGTTACTTTGCCCTGTCCACGGTAACCGTGCTGGAATTCTACCAGGGTCTGGCTCTGGCCTTGGGGGAAGAACCGAAGCACAAGAAGGTGAGCATCTTCCACCAGATTCAGGGGGCCATTGCCAGTCTTTATTACGAACGGCGGATTACCCCGGTGATTGTCCTGGACGAAATTCACCTGGCGGGCAACAAGATTTTGGAGGACTTAAGGCTTCTATTTAACTTTCAGATGGACTCGCAAAACCCCTTTATTCTAATTTTGGCCGGACAGACCTTAATCCGGAGCAAGCTTGCCCTCAATGTGAACAACCCTTTACGGCAGCGGCTGACCGTCAAATATTCCATGCGGGGCTTAAAAGCCGAGGAGATCAGGGAGTATTGCGTCAGCCGGTTGAAGTATGCCGGCCTGCACGAGGAGATTTTTACCCCCGCAGCCTTTGAGGCAATCTATGCCGTCACCAACGGACTCCCCCGGCTGGTCAACAACCTGGTCACCACCTGTTTGATCTGCGCCTGCAGTAAGAAGCAAAGGGAGATCGATCCCGAGGTGGTCTACCAAGCCCAGCAGGAACTGGAAATTTAG
- a CDS encoding hypothetical transcriptional regulator: MSGKHQRNTGGMKKHARHKSEETVKKVDEAIQRLIKAGEKINFNSVSLEARVSKSYLYTHQEIKECIENLRKQQAAAPSPKQIKREMTDASKDIIIAAKNKRIKELEAENKRLKEELKMLRGKLYESLE; the protein is encoded by the coding sequence ATGTCCGGCAAACACCAGCGTAACACGGGAGGAATGAAAAAACACGCCCGGCACAAGAGCGAGGAAACCGTGAAAAAGGTTGACGAGGCCATCCAGAGGCTAATCAAGGCTGGGGAGAAAATCAACTTCAACAGCGTTTCTCTGGAGGCCAGGGTGAGTAAGTCTTATCTCTACACCCACCAGGAGATTAAGGAGTGCATCGAGAACCTCCGTAAGCAGCAGGCGGCCGCGCCTTCTCCGAAGCAGATAAAACGGGAAATGACCGATGCCAGCAAGGATATTATTATTGCTGCAAAAAACAAACGTATCAAGGAACTGGAAGCCGAAAACAAACGGTTGAAAGAGGAACTTAAAATGCTGCGGGGAAAGCTTTACGAATCATTGGAGTAG
- a CDS encoding predicted helicases, producing MPVVKGFPLEECIARPADGGKTYPLKEHLLAVAEACGSTAGDRPERLRFLAGLLHDAGKSSRPWQNYIQGKTKKGMPHAFAGAMLFAALFADLLEVWQPARQERKRLCHLAVNLTQFLYNHHGRIEDVNGDFPPWTGIIAPTEIMEVDVPGLLNLVALYFPEIDDRLQMYNKKPQSLVEKISSIAGPDCWPRWATEMATWVEKLLKEGNPYEIGARLCLQQENSRLITADRLHAGDFLADDNNFLTPARAVSALDSIQRYCSGRRSEMTGQADRSILEVREKWRQIAVESFLKEEREKMFTLELPTGYGKTMAALSVALRAVARGLCRRIIYVAPYLSILSQAALEIKRASGLPVLTHHHLSVLQGLVEHELAEDLLLETWQAPVVATTFNQLFLALFPYRAQNTLRLVGLRNAFVIVDEPQIINADAWNLFLALAEAATAELGSKFLFVTATMPRTDGGVFGRVVSLGRAEPVSNRYQVEVGDTEDENSLAEKVLKSYNTCGSTAAILNTVRDAAEVYRRLCGEVHEGELYFLSGRMTPLHKKEKIAAIKSSLKNGRGALVVCTQVLEAGVDLSFRELFRALPVIPSLVQAAGRVNRHGEGEKGKLFIFEFLRGGEKKTRPYVYRGGEQREVTDICLAENRVFDEATAGRLVHRYYQMCFQRNTRQTPLEKILEGARGYYTAPAGLSPFGRQVPQYGIFVPLVFGELPPEVDLAMKRFGCHNPDEIWDRYAAKGFLSSLEYTDKKQFMGLMQHFIVQLPEETAREVGEPVEKRAILRIKGESLYSRETGLSYVATDDEKEIWFI from the coding sequence ATGCCTGTGGTAAAAGGCTTCCCGCTGGAAGAATGTATCGCCCGACCGGCCGATGGTGGCAAAACATACCCTCTAAAGGAGCACCTGTTGGCCGTGGCTGAGGCCTGTGGCAGCACGGCCGGAGACCGCCCAGAGCGGCTCAGGTTTTTGGCAGGGCTGTTGCACGACGCGGGGAAAAGCAGCAGACCCTGGCAGAACTATATTCAGGGGAAGACCAAAAAAGGCATGCCCCACGCCTTTGCGGGGGCCATGCTCTTTGCCGCTCTTTTTGCCGACCTTCTGGAAGTCTGGCAGCCTGCCAGGCAGGAGAGAAAGAGACTGTGCCACCTGGCCGTCAACCTGACCCAATTCCTGTACAACCACCACGGCAGGATCGAGGATGTAAACGGAGATTTTCCGCCATGGACCGGAATCATTGCACCCACCGAGATTATGGAGGTGGACGTTCCGGGTTTGCTGAATCTGGTGGCACTTTACTTTCCGGAAATTGATGACAGGTTGCAAATGTACAATAAGAAGCCACAGTCTTTGGTGGAAAAAATATCCTCCATAGCCGGCCCAGATTGCTGGCCCAGGTGGGCCACTGAGATGGCCACCTGGGTGGAAAAATTGTTAAAGGAGGGAAATCCTTACGAGATAGGTGCGCGCCTCTGTCTCCAGCAAGAGAATTCCCGCCTGATCACTGCAGACCGCCTGCACGCCGGCGATTTCCTCGCTGACGATAATAATTTCCTGACTCCGGCCCGGGCCGTCTCGGCCTTGGACAGCATCCAGCGGTATTGCAGCGGACGCAGGAGTGAAATGACCGGGCAGGCCGACCGGTCAATTCTGGAGGTCAGGGAAAAATGGCGCCAGATTGCGGTGGAGAGTTTTCTGAAAGAAGAGCGGGAGAAAATGTTCACCCTGGAACTGCCCACGGGTTACGGCAAGACCATGGCCGCCCTCTCCGTAGCCCTCCGGGCCGTCGCGAGGGGCCTGTGCAGGAGGATTATCTACGTAGCGCCTTATCTCTCCATTTTATCCCAGGCAGCACTGGAAATAAAAAGGGCCAGCGGGCTTCCCGTGCTCACCCACCACCACCTCTCCGTCCTGCAGGGTCTGGTGGAGCATGAACTGGCGGAAGACCTGCTCCTGGAAACCTGGCAGGCGCCGGTGGTGGCCACCACCTTCAACCAGCTCTTCCTGGCCCTCTTTCCTTACCGTGCCCAAAATACCCTGCGGCTGGTCGGCCTGAGGAATGCCTTTGTAATTGTAGACGAACCTCAGATCATCAACGCTGACGCCTGGAACCTTTTTCTGGCGTTGGCTGAAGCTGCTACTGCCGAACTTGGCTCGAAATTTTTGTTTGTCACCGCCACCATGCCCCGCACCGACGGTGGAGTTTTTGGCCGGGTGGTTTCCCTGGGCCGGGCTGAACCTGTTTCAAATCGCTACCAGGTGGAAGTCGGTGATACTGAGGATGAAAATTCCCTGGCCGAAAAAGTGCTTAAGTCCTACAACACTTGCGGTTCCACGGCGGCCATTTTAAACACTGTACGGGATGCTGCTGAAGTTTACCGGCGGTTGTGCGGCGAGGTTCATGAAGGCGAATTATACTTTCTCTCCGGGCGAATGACGCCTCTGCATAAAAAAGAGAAAATCGCCGCCATCAAATCCTCTTTAAAAAACGGCCGGGGTGCCCTGGTTGTGTGCACCCAGGTTTTAGAAGCCGGGGTGGACTTAAGTTTCAGAGAGTTATTCCGGGCTCTGCCGGTGATCCCATCGCTGGTGCAGGCGGCAGGACGCGTAAACCGGCATGGTGAAGGGGAGAAAGGTAAACTTTTTATCTTTGAGTTTTTGCGCGGCGGGGAAAAGAAAACCAGACCTTATGTCTACAGGGGCGGGGAGCAGCGGGAGGTCACCGACATCTGCCTGGCCGAAAACAGGGTGTTTGACGAAGCTACAGCCGGCCGACTGGTCCACCGGTATTACCAGATGTGCTTTCAGCGCAACACCCGCCAGACACCGCTGGAAAAAATCCTGGAAGGCGCCCGGGGTTATTACACCGCACCGGCGGGACTGAGCCCTTTTGGCCGGCAGGTGCCCCAGTACGGTATCTTTGTTCCTCTCGTTTTTGGCGAATTGCCTCCAGAAGTGGACCTGGCCATGAAAAGATTCGGCTGCCATAACCCGGACGAGATCTGGGACAGATATGCCGCCAAAGGGTTTTTGTCTTCCCTGGAATATACGGATAAAAAGCAGTTCATGGGGTTGATGCAGCACTTTATCGTCCAGTTACCGGAGGAAACGGCCAGGGAAGTGGGAGAGCCGGTGGAAAAGAGAGCCATTTTGCGCATTAAGGGAGAGTCGCTTTACTCCAGGGAAACAGGCCTTTCCTATGTTGCTACAGATGATGAAAAAGAGATCTGGTTCATTTAG
- a CDS encoding Uncharacterized protein (involved in DNA repair), whose product MDGIVSWHVIAFINKAGDPTLFVILVYDVNQKRVARVLKKCRQYLNWVQNSVLEGEISEANLKKLKMELERIIRKDEDSVIFYHLRTTKYSSREIIGLKKGGDENII is encoded by the coding sequence TTGGATGGGATAGTCAGTTGGCATGTTATTGCTTTTATAAATAAGGCTGGTGACCCTACCTTGTTTGTTATCCTGGTTTACGATGTCAACCAAAAAAGGGTGGCCAGGGTCCTGAAAAAGTGCCGCCAGTACCTTAATTGGGTCCAGAACTCTGTACTCGAAGGGGAGATTTCCGAAGCTAATTTAAAGAAGTTGAAGATGGAACTGGAGAGAATTATTAGGAAAGATGAGGACTCGGTTATTTTTTATCATCTTCGTACGACGAAATATTCTTCCCGTGAAATAATAGGCTTGAAGAAAGGCGGGGATGAAAATATAATTTGA
- the XerC gene encoding integrase translates to MRVETIRTSDGKIRYMLVDSDSEPVLPVMRFIKFKDNSGAARNSLRSYCQHLKLFFEFIEQEGLDYRKISIDDMAAFMRWLQNPYGNLKVIPVTPVTSPRGPATVNTVISTVLNFYDYLMRHEDYSVQLSERLKKTIPGSRRGFKDFLYHVNKDKEYPAKILKVKVRRSRPKTISKEQVGKLIDACSNLRNKFLIQLLWESSIRIGEALALWLEDFEPDGQKIHIRDRGELPNLAEIKTICSPRTVDVSPDLINLFFDYVAEFHTDEVDTNHVFIKLSGENRYQPMEYQDVASLFRRLKAKTGIGVSPHILRHSSLTELRRAGWKPEHLRKRAGHAHVQTTTQIYLHPSDEDMRKDWEKAEEKMRLKRQQKEGSEQ, encoded by the coding sequence ATGAGGGTGGAAACGATTAGAACTTCCGATGGAAAAATCCGATATATGCTGGTTGACTCAGACAGTGAACCCGTCCTTCCCGTCATGCGGTTCATCAAGTTCAAGGATAACAGCGGAGCCGCACGGAACAGCCTCCGTTCCTACTGCCAGCACCTGAAACTTTTTTTCGAGTTCATTGAGCAGGAGGGGCTGGATTATCGTAAAATCAGCATCGACGACATGGCTGCTTTCATGCGCTGGCTTCAGAACCCCTACGGGAACCTGAAAGTAATCCCAGTGACGCCCGTAACGTCCCCCCGCGGACCGGCCACCGTGAACACCGTCATCTCCACGGTCCTCAATTTCTACGACTACCTCATGCGCCATGAGGACTATAGCGTCCAGCTCTCCGAAAGGCTTAAAAAGACCATCCCCGGGAGCAGGAGGGGCTTTAAAGACTTTCTCTACCACGTCAACAAGGACAAGGAGTACCCGGCCAAGATTTTAAAGGTCAAGGTCCGCCGTTCCCGGCCCAAGACCATTTCTAAAGAGCAGGTGGGCAAGTTGATTGACGCCTGCTCAAACTTAAGGAATAAGTTTTTAATCCAGCTTTTATGGGAAAGCTCCATTCGTATCGGCGAGGCCCTGGCCCTGTGGCTGGAGGACTTTGAGCCCGACGGGCAAAAGATCCACATCCGGGACAGGGGGGAACTTCCCAACCTCGCCGAAATTAAAACTATCTGCAGCCCCCGGACGGTGGACGTTTCCCCGGATTTAATCAACCTGTTTTTCGACTATGTGGCTGAATTCCACACGGACGAAGTGGACACAAACCACGTTTTTATTAAACTGTCCGGTGAAAATAGGTATCAACCCATGGAATACCAGGACGTCGCCTCTCTTTTCCGCAGGCTGAAGGCCAAAACGGGAATTGGCGTCAGCCCCCACATCCTCCGGCACAGCTCCTTAACCGAACTGCGCCGGGCCGGCTGGAAGCCGGAACACTTGCGAAAACGGGCCGGACATGCCCATGTCCAGACCACCACGCAAATTTACTTGCACCCGAGCGATGAAGACATGCGCAAGGACTGGGAGAAGGCAGAGGAAAAAATGCGCCTTAAACGGCAGCAAAAGGAGGGCTCTGAACAGTGA
- a CDS encoding Uncharacterized protein (involved in DNA repair) produces MLVLIFINGRGWFYMKKTLYIFSNGELSRKDNTLYFETEEGRRFIPVEDTGEIMIFGEVDVNKKLLEFLSVKEITLHFFNYHGYYMGSFYPREHLNSGYMTLKQAEHYLDEEKRLVIAKEIVRGAAKNIRQVLKYYYGREKDVGGKLNAIENLMAPIEECRDTSSLMALEGNIRDHYYRAFDEIVDNPDFAFQERSRRPPKNYLNTLISFGNSLIYTICLSEIYKTHLDPRIGYLHATNFRRFTLNLDIAEIFKPIIVDRLIFTLLGKKMITKEDFDRGTEGIMMKEKARKCFVENLDEKLKTTINHREIGRPVSYRRLIRLELYKLEKHLMGEKEYQAFVARW; encoded by the coding sequence TTGCTGGTCCTGATCTTTATAAACGGGCGGGGGTGGTTCTATATGAAAAAAACCCTTTACATCTTCTCCAATGGCGAGCTTTCCCGCAAAGACAACACTCTTTACTTTGAAACGGAGGAAGGCAGGCGCTTCATCCCGGTCGAGGATACCGGTGAGATAATGATTTTCGGCGAAGTGGACGTAAACAAGAAGCTCCTGGAATTTCTTTCCGTAAAAGAGATCACCCTGCACTTTTTCAATTACCACGGATATTACATGGGATCCTTCTACCCGCGCGAGCATTTGAACTCCGGCTACATGACTTTAAAACAGGCGGAGCACTACCTGGACGAAGAAAAGCGCCTGGTCATAGCGAAGGAAATTGTGCGTGGCGCGGCCAAAAACATCAGACAGGTACTGAAATACTACTATGGCAGGGAAAAGGACGTGGGAGGCAAGTTAAATGCAATAGAAAATTTAATGGCTCCCATAGAAGAATGCCGGGACACGTCGTCTCTGATGGCGCTGGAGGGAAACATCCGCGACCATTACTACCGGGCTTTCGACGAAATAGTGGACAACCCCGACTTCGCGTTTCAGGAGCGCAGCCGCCGCCCGCCCAAAAATTATTTGAACACCCTGATCAGTTTCGGCAATTCCCTCATTTACACCATCTGCCTTAGCGAAATCTACAAAACCCACCTGGACCCCCGCATTGGCTACCTGCACGCCACCAACTTCCGCCGTTTTACGCTGAACCTGGACATAGCCGAAATATTTAAGCCGATAATAGTGGACAGGCTGATTTTTACTCTACTGGGAAAGAAAATGATTACAAAGGAAGACTTCGACCGGGGTACGGAAGGTATAATGATGAAAGAAAAGGCTAGAAAATGTTTTGTGGAGAATCTTGACGAGAAACTGAAGACAACCATCAATCACAGGGAAATAGGACGGCCGGTCTCTTACCGCAGGTTGATCCGGTTGGAGCTGTACAAACTGGAAAAACACCTGATGGGTGAAAAGGAGTACCAGGCCTTTGTGGCCAGGTGGTAA
- a CDS encoding transposase (containing interrase core dimain COG2801), translated as MLDAKERENIALKKFSLIAPVLNEEKLNQQEYFRKLSDQLIDMPHYGPRRYAVKSFQWWLYLYRRYGLEGLKPGYRSDRGKSRRVTAEIAAKIRQKRAEKPGLKGILLYEELVKEGVFTPDRLSLATFYRFLAQNPDLASGKDPDEEEKDVRRFSHQRVNELWQTDIMYGPCLRVGRSKKQTYLLAFIDDASRLVTAARFCWEQNFTAVRAVFKEAILKRGVPKMIYTDNGKVYRCNQLAVVCASLGCTLLHAEPFSPSSKGKVERFFRTVRMRFLSRLEMDRVKSLEELNLLFWQWLEADYQRKIHSALGMSPLDYFLSQAQAVKMFSDPTLLDEYFLLRTTRKVNHDATFSLENILYETDQKFAGSRVEVRYEPEWLKSPARPVFLYQDGLKVGEARQVDFFANAWVKRKGRGRPAHQNDEPEELSPARGGGETTAPVISFTRLLENEGEEK; from the coding sequence ATGCTTGATGCCAAAGAAAGGGAAAACATCGCCTTAAAAAAGTTTTCTTTAATTGCGCCGGTGTTGAACGAAGAAAAATTGAACCAGCAGGAATACTTTCGAAAGCTCTCGGACCAGCTTATCGACATGCCCCACTACGGACCGCGGCGCTATGCCGTGAAGTCCTTTCAGTGGTGGCTCTACCTTTACCGTCGCTATGGCCTGGAGGGGTTAAAACCGGGCTATCGCTCCGACCGTGGAAAAAGCCGCCGGGTGACTGCGGAAATCGCCGCAAAAATCCGGCAGAAAAGGGCGGAAAAGCCCGGTTTAAAAGGTATCCTCCTCTATGAGGAACTGGTCAAAGAGGGGGTGTTTACCCCGGACAGGCTCTCTTTGGCCACCTTTTACCGCTTTTTAGCCCAGAACCCGGACCTGGCCTCCGGTAAAGATCCCGATGAAGAAGAAAAGGATGTCCGGCGCTTTTCCCACCAGCGGGTAAACGAGCTCTGGCAGACGGACATCATGTACGGCCCATGCTTAAGGGTGGGCCGGTCCAAAAAACAAACTTACCTCCTTGCCTTCATTGATGACGCCTCCCGACTGGTTACGGCCGCCCGGTTCTGCTGGGAGCAGAATTTTACCGCGGTCAGGGCCGTTTTCAAAGAAGCAATTTTAAAACGGGGGGTCCCGAAGATGATCTATACCGACAACGGCAAGGTTTACCGCTGCAACCAGCTGGCCGTGGTTTGCGCCAGCTTGGGGTGCACGCTTTTGCATGCGGAACCATTTTCTCCCAGTTCGAAAGGGAAGGTGGAACGGTTCTTTAGGACCGTCCGGATGCGCTTTTTAAGCCGCCTGGAGATGGACAGGGTAAAGTCTTTGGAAGAATTAAACCTGCTTTTCTGGCAGTGGCTGGAGGCGGATTACCAGCGCAAAATCCACAGCGCTCTGGGCATGAGCCCCCTCGATTATTTTTTATCCCAGGCGCAAGCGGTAAAGATGTTTTCCGACCCGACCCTTTTGGACGAGTATTTCCTTTTGCGGACAACCCGCAAAGTTAACCACGACGCCACCTTTTCTTTGGAAAACATCCTCTACGAAACAGACCAGAAGTTTGCCGGCAGCAGGGTGGAGGTCAGGTACGAGCCCGAATGGTTGAAGTCCCCCGCCCGGCCGGTGTTCCTTTACCAGGACGGCTTGAAAGTGGGCGAGGCTAGGCAGGTGGACTTCTTTGCCAACGCCTGGGTGAAAAGAAAGGGGCGCGGCCGCCCGGCGCATCAAAATGATGAGCCGGAGGAACTTTCCCCCGCCCGGGGCGGTGGGGAGACCACGGCGCCGGTCATCTCTTTTACCCGCCTGCTCGAAAATGAAGGTGAAGAAAAATGA